From Heterodontus francisci isolate sHetFra1 chromosome 9, sHetFra1.hap1, whole genome shotgun sequence, the proteins below share one genomic window:
- the bmp4 gene encoding bone morphogenetic protein 4 isoform X1, producing the protein MSIKELTAVFIWEVCLLTGFVHETCWRDSIIRSRAASSRVPELFKNLSKIGCQESWTVFICLVFCQDTMIRGNRMLMVILLCQVLLGGNASLIPEEGRKKFAEQNQAGGRRSPQNHELLREFEATLLNMFGLQRRPQPSRSAFVPQYMLDLYRLQSGDEVAHDINFEYPERSTSRANTVRSFHHEEHLELMPGQREDSQLRFVFNISVVPENEVLSSAELRLYREQIDSVWNWKDGFHRINVYEIMRAPSEKGDLITRLLDTRLVHQNRTRWESFDVSPAVLRWTMQKQPNHGLAIEVIHLNQTKSRQGTHVRISRSLHQRQGDWSQLRPLLVTFSHDGKGHALTRRVKRSSKGQRRKKNKSHCRRHSLYVDFSDVGWNDWIVAPPGYQAFYCHGDCPFPLADHLNSTNHAIVQTLVNSVNANIPKACCVPTELSPISMLYLDEYDKVVLKNYQEMVVEGCGCR; encoded by the exons ATGTCAATTAAAGAACTTACAGCAGTTTTCATATGGGAGGTGTGCTTGTTGACTGGATTTGTGCACGAAACTTGCTG GAGGGATTCGATAATACGTAGCCGAGCAGCTAGCTCCAGAGTCCCTGAGCTTTTCAAGAACTTGTCCAAGATCGGCTGTCAAGAATCATGGACTGTTTTCATCTGCCTTGTTTTCTGTCA AGACACCATGATTCGTGGTAATCGAATGCTGATGGTAATTTTATTATGCCAAGTCTTACTGGGAGGTAATGCTAGTCTGATACCAGAGGAAGGGAGGAAAAAGTTTGCTGAGCAAAACCAGGCGGGTGGACGTCGCTCTCCGCAAAACCATGAACTGCTACGGGAATTCGAGGCCACTTTACTCAACATGTTCGGACTGCAACGGCGCCCACAGCCCAGCAGATCTGCCTTCGTCCCCCAGTACATGCTGGATCTCTACAGGCTGCAGTCCGGGGATGAGGTCGCCCACGACATTAACTTCGAATATCCTGAGAGATCCACCAGCCGGGCCAACACCGTGAGGAGCTTTCACCATGAAG AACACTTGGAGCTGATGCCAGGGCAGAGGGAAGACTCCCAGCTTCGGTTTGTGTTTAATATCAGCGTGGTGCCCGAGAACGAGGTGCTTTCTTCGGCAGAACTGAGGCTGTACCGAGAGCAAATCGACAGCGTTTGGAACTGGAAGGACGGATTCCATCGCATCAATGTTTATGAGATTATGAGAGCCCCCAGCGAGAAGGGCGACCTCATCACCAGACTCCTAGATACCAGGCTGGTCCACCAGAACAGGACACGATGGGAAAGCTTTGACGTGAGCCCGGCGGTGCTGAGATGGACCATGCAGAAACAACCGAACCACGGTCTGGCGATCGAGGTGATCCATCTCAACCAGACGAAAAGCCGGCAAGGCACACACGTAAGGATTAGCAGGTCGCTGCACCAAAGGCAGGGCGATTGGTCCCAGCTCAGACCCTTACTTGTAACTTTCAGCCACGATGGCAAAGGACACGCTTTAACCCGGAGGGTGAAACGCAGCAGTAAAGGCCAGAGGCGCAAGAAAAACAAATCACACTGCAGGAGGCACTCTCTCTATGTGGATTTCAGCGATGTGGGCTGGAATGACTGGATAGTGGCACCGCCTGGTTACCAAGCTTTTTACTGTCACGGGGACTGCCCTTTCCCACTGGCAGACCATCTGAACTCGACTAACCACGCCATCGTGCAAACGCTTGTCAATTCTGTAAATGCCAACATCCCCAAGGCTTGCTGCGTCCCCACAGAACTCAGTCCCATCTCAATGCTCTACTTGGACGAATATGATAAAGTTGTTCTGAAAAACTATCAGGAGATGGTTGTggagggatgtgggtgccgctga
- the bmp4 gene encoding bone morphogenetic protein 4 isoform X2 — MIRGNRMLMVILLCQVLLGGNASLIPEEGRKKFAEQNQAGGRRSPQNHELLREFEATLLNMFGLQRRPQPSRSAFVPQYMLDLYRLQSGDEVAHDINFEYPERSTSRANTVRSFHHEEHLELMPGQREDSQLRFVFNISVVPENEVLSSAELRLYREQIDSVWNWKDGFHRINVYEIMRAPSEKGDLITRLLDTRLVHQNRTRWESFDVSPAVLRWTMQKQPNHGLAIEVIHLNQTKSRQGTHVRISRSLHQRQGDWSQLRPLLVTFSHDGKGHALTRRVKRSSKGQRRKKNKSHCRRHSLYVDFSDVGWNDWIVAPPGYQAFYCHGDCPFPLADHLNSTNHAIVQTLVNSVNANIPKACCVPTELSPISMLYLDEYDKVVLKNYQEMVVEGCGCR, encoded by the exons ATGATTCGTGGTAATCGAATGCTGATGGTAATTTTATTATGCCAAGTCTTACTGGGAGGTAATGCTAGTCTGATACCAGAGGAAGGGAGGAAAAAGTTTGCTGAGCAAAACCAGGCGGGTGGACGTCGCTCTCCGCAAAACCATGAACTGCTACGGGAATTCGAGGCCACTTTACTCAACATGTTCGGACTGCAACGGCGCCCACAGCCCAGCAGATCTGCCTTCGTCCCCCAGTACATGCTGGATCTCTACAGGCTGCAGTCCGGGGATGAGGTCGCCCACGACATTAACTTCGAATATCCTGAGAGATCCACCAGCCGGGCCAACACCGTGAGGAGCTTTCACCATGAAG AACACTTGGAGCTGATGCCAGGGCAGAGGGAAGACTCCCAGCTTCGGTTTGTGTTTAATATCAGCGTGGTGCCCGAGAACGAGGTGCTTTCTTCGGCAGAACTGAGGCTGTACCGAGAGCAAATCGACAGCGTTTGGAACTGGAAGGACGGATTCCATCGCATCAATGTTTATGAGATTATGAGAGCCCCCAGCGAGAAGGGCGACCTCATCACCAGACTCCTAGATACCAGGCTGGTCCACCAGAACAGGACACGATGGGAAAGCTTTGACGTGAGCCCGGCGGTGCTGAGATGGACCATGCAGAAACAACCGAACCACGGTCTGGCGATCGAGGTGATCCATCTCAACCAGACGAAAAGCCGGCAAGGCACACACGTAAGGATTAGCAGGTCGCTGCACCAAAGGCAGGGCGATTGGTCCCAGCTCAGACCCTTACTTGTAACTTTCAGCCACGATGGCAAAGGACACGCTTTAACCCGGAGGGTGAAACGCAGCAGTAAAGGCCAGAGGCGCAAGAAAAACAAATCACACTGCAGGAGGCACTCTCTCTATGTGGATTTCAGCGATGTGGGCTGGAATGACTGGATAGTGGCACCGCCTGGTTACCAAGCTTTTTACTGTCACGGGGACTGCCCTTTCCCACTGGCAGACCATCTGAACTCGACTAACCACGCCATCGTGCAAACGCTTGTCAATTCTGTAAATGCCAACATCCCCAAGGCTTGCTGCGTCCCCACAGAACTCAGTCCCATCTCAATGCTCTACTTGGACGAATATGATAAAGTTGTTCTGAAAAACTATCAGGAGATGGTTGTggagggatgtgggtgccgctga